In Lacrimispora indolis DSM 755, a genomic segment contains:
- a CDS encoding glycoside hydrolase family 88/105 protein — MVDKRVIDEKLNLVSQKMMVLKNNGMKEKYPISLIDINCWEWPQGVGLFGLYKYYEVTGKEEILDFLVKWYDKRLEEGILERNVNTTSPMVTLTYLYERTGKDKYLAFIQDWADWIMKDKKLIRTGDGCFQHMITGDPNDDEILIDTLFMAVLFLARAGKLLNRRDYMEEAGYQILNHIKYLLNKKEGLFYHGFNFKRRDNYGGILWGRGNCWYTIVIMELMDEMELDGGLKRYFLNVYENQVMALKQYADPDKGLWHTVINSPSSYIELSASAAFLYGIMKGVRLGILNGEEFGALIEKAMESLMDYIEADGTVSNVSYGTPIGMDEDFYKTIPCCPMTYGQALMILALQEALQPYWK; from the coding sequence GTGGTTGACAAAAGGGTGATTGATGAAAAGTTAAATCTTGTATCCCAAAAGATGATGGTACTTAAGAATAATGGGATGAAGGAGAAATATCCCATCAGCCTCATTGATATCAATTGCTGGGAGTGGCCTCAGGGAGTGGGACTTTTTGGGCTTTATAAATATTATGAAGTCACCGGAAAGGAGGAGATACTGGATTTTCTGGTCAAATGGTATGACAAGAGGCTGGAAGAGGGGATTCTGGAACGGAATGTGAATACCACCTCCCCCATGGTGACCCTTACTTATCTTTATGAGAGAACGGGGAAAGACAAGTACCTGGCTTTCATTCAGGACTGGGCGGACTGGATCATGAAGGATAAAAAGCTGATCCGGACAGGTGACGGCTGCTTTCAGCACATGATCACAGGTGATCCCAATGATGATGAGATACTCATTGATACCCTGTTTATGGCGGTACTGTTTTTAGCCCGGGCCGGTAAGCTTTTAAACCGCCGGGACTATATGGAAGAGGCCGGTTATCAGATCTTAAACCACATAAAATATCTTCTCAATAAGAAAGAAGGACTTTTTTACCATGGCTTTAATTTTAAGAGAAGAGATAATTACGGAGGCATTTTATGGGGAAGAGGAAACTGCTGGTATACCATTGTTATCATGGAGCTTATGGATGAGATGGAGCTTGACGGAGGGCTGAAGCGTTATTTCCTCAATGTCTATGAAAACCAGGTCATGGCGCTGAAGCAGTACGCGGATCCGGATAAGGGGCTGTGGCATACTGTCATTAACAGTCCGTCCTCTTACATTGAATTATCTGCAAGCGCTGCCTTTCTTTATGGCATCATGAAGGGTGTCCGGCTGGGGATTTTAAACGGGGAGGAGTTTGGAGCACTGATTGAGAAAGCAATGGAAAGCCTTATGGATTATATAGAAGCGGATGGGACCGTATCAAATGTATCCTATGGCACTCCCATTGGAATGGATGAAGATTTTTATAAAACGATTCCATGCTGCCCCATGACCTATGGGCAGGCTCTAATGATACTGGCACTTCAGGAGGCGCTTCAGCCGTATTGGAAATAG